Within Bdellovibrionales bacterium, the genomic segment GGAGAACCTCGATTTCAAGCCATTTTTTTGTGGTTTGTGTTTCAATGGCATCCACCGCATTTTGAATGAGGTTCAAAATGACTTGGCTGATCTGTACCTCTTGGCATTTTAGTATGACAGGATGGGAGGGAGGGTTGTAGATCAGTTGAATATCACGATTTTTCAGCTTCTCCATGCACAAGGTGAGTGTTTCATCGACAATTTTTCTAACATCACATGGAAGAAAATGTGATTTTGATCCGTCGCGGGCATAAGTTCGAAGAGCTTTCACTATTTTTTCTATTCGATTGGTTGTCTCTCGGATTTTGAGGGCCACATCGTTTAGCTTATCTTTGTTTATTACCTCTTTTGAGAGCTGGCGAGTCAGAATTTCAGCATATCCATGTATGATGGCAAGTGGATTGTTGATCTCATGGGCAATGCCACCGGCCATTTCTCCGAGCGTCGAGAGCTTCGAAGCCTGAATTGTTTTGGCCTTTTCTTCGTCTAGAAGATGTTCTGCTGTCTTCCGAGCCTTGATGCTCATAAGGTATGCCTTTATAAAAAGCCCCCAAAAGAAAATTGTTATTACAAAAACAGAGATAGAGATAGTACCGGTGAAATAAAGTTGCTTTGTTTGGTCATCAAGTATCGCATCTCGTCTTGTGCTCATTTCTTCGGCCAAGGACTGCATTGCTTCTGAGTATTTGATCAACTCGTCCTTATACTCCTCAGAATCCAAAATTTCCAAGGCTTTTCCAAATTCTTGGATTTTCATTAAATTGATAGTTTCAAGTTCAAAACGATCGACAAGATTTCGCCTCGGCAACGCAAATAATTGAAAGGAGGAAGCCTTGGGCGCAAATTTTGGAATCAGAACGCTTTGATTTTGATCGAGGGCCTCGCGGTAGGCGAGGATATCGTCGATAAAATTCGATTTATGGGTGACGACCGCAAGATGGAGGGTCGTGGTTATCTTCTCGTGAAGTCGAAGTGAGATTGCATTTCGTTCCGTCAAAGGAAAATGAAACTGATTCATCTCTTGCAAGATGTAATGTCCTGATTTTAGAGAAAGGAATTGCAGCACCAGAAAAACTACACTTCCTAGGATTGCCAGAAATGCCGTTTTTCTTGGAAAATTTGAGACGGACCCAGGAGTGGTTTTCAAGTCAACGGCATCA encodes:
- a CDS encoding GHKL domain-containing protein, whose translation is MKRKERLMSPTKTEESDAVDLKTTPGSVSNFPRKTAFLAILGSVVFLVLQFLSLKSGHYILQEMNQFHFPLTERNAISLRLHEKITTTLHLAVVTHKSNFIDDILAYREALDQNQSVLIPKFAPKASSFQLFALPRRNLVDRFELETINLMKIQEFGKALEILDSEEYKDELIKYSEAMQSLAEEMSTRRDAILDDQTKQLYFTGTISISVFVITIFFWGLFIKAYLMSIKARKTAEHLLDEEKAKTIQASKLSTLGEMAGGIAHEINNPLAIIHGYAEILTRQLSKEVINKDKLNDVALKIRETTNRIEKIVKALRTYARDGSKSHFLPCDVRKIVDETLTLCMEKLKNRDIQLIYNPPSHPVILKCQEVQISQVILNLIQNAVDAIETQTTKKWLEIEVLPLSNTCQIRMTDSGLGIPKNLQDKILQPFFTTKDIGKGTGLGLSISSSIVRDHGGRFFYDKDHPNTSFVMEIPLAQEHGVTMETINTAA